A window of the Brassica napus cultivar Da-Ae chromosome C5, Da-Ae, whole genome shotgun sequence genome harbors these coding sequences:
- the LOC106397568 gene encoding pathogenesis-related protein 5: MANFSGSHLLFFSFIMATGTLSVVSGTVFTIVNSCSFNVWPGVLTGNGAQLNDGGFLLTPGASVDLTAPAGWSGRIWGRTGCNFDGSGAGRCLTGDCGNKLKCAGAGGVPPVTLAEFTIGNGGGQDFYDVSLVDGYNVQVGITTRDGSGDCQNVGCVSDLNGSCPNELRVMDGGNVVACKSACAAFNKPEYCCTGAFDKPETCPPTDYSRIFKAACPKAYSYAYDDASSTFTCTNANYSVVFCPKS; this comes from the exons ATGGCGAATTTCTCTGGTTCACACcttcttttcttctccttcatcaTGGCTACAG GGACACTATCCGTTGTCTCCGGCACCGTCTTTACCATCGTGAACAGCTGCAGTTTCAACGTCTGGCCAGGCGTCCTCACTGGAAACGGCGCACAACTCAACGACGGCGGCTTTCTCTTAACCCCTGGAGCTTCCGTCGACTTAACCGCACCCGCGGGATGGTCCGGCCGAATATGGGGCCGAACAGGCTGCAACTTCGATGGCTCAGGCGCCGGAAGATGCCTCACCGGAGACTGCGGTAACAAACTAAAATGCGCGGGCGCAGGAGGAGTTCCACCGGTCACACTCGCCGAATTCACAATCGGCAACGGCGGCGGGCAGGACTTCTACGACGTCAGCCTCGTCGACGGCTACAACGTCCAGGTGGGAATCACGACGCGAGACGGATCAGGCGATTGCCAAAACGTTGGATGCGTTTCGGACCTGAACGGGAGCTGTCCGAACGAACTACGCGTTATGGACGGAGGAAACGTTGTGGCATGTAAGAGCGCTTGCGCGGCGTTTAACAAACCGGAGTATTGTTGCACCGGTGCGTTCGATAAGCCGGAGACTTGTCCGCCGACGGATTACTCGAGGATATTTAAAGCGGCTTGCCCTAAAGCGTATAGCTACGCATACGACGACGCTTCGAGCACTTTTACTTGCACCAATGCTAATTACTCCGTCGTTTTCTGTCCCAAATCATAG
- the LOC106398562 gene encoding callose synthase 2-like isoform X1, which yields MATNKGEVLMLEAAPEATKPWASAANAEALGYEALGKRFITKPRREVVPSSLVEIAPILRVANEVEASNPRVSYLCRFYAFEKACKLDPTSSGRGVPQFKTALLQRLEHENETTLAGSQQSDARDMQSFYQLYYKKYIQALQNAADKDDRAQRTKDYQTAAVLFEVLKAVKEVPVEKATQKLKKKSKTTWILIVKFRL from the exons ATGGCGACGAACAAAGGGGAAGTTTTGATGCTGGAGGCGGCGCCTGAGGCTACGAAGCCTTGGGCAAGCGCGGCGAATGCAGAGGCCTTGGGCTATGAAGCCTTGGGCAAGCGATTCATCACCAAACCTCGACG TGAAGTGGTGCCATCATCTCTTGTGGAGATTGCTCCTATCCTCCGTGTAGCCAATGAAGTAGAAGCTAGTAACCCTCGTGTTTCTTACTTAT GTCGGTTTTATGCATTTGAGAAGGCATGTAAGCTTGATCCCACATCAAGTGGTCGTGGTGTTCCCCAGTTCAAGACTGCTCTTCTTCAGCGCTTAGAACAT GAGAATGAAACAACTCTCGCAGGAAGCCAGCAGAGTGACGCACGCGATAtgcaaagcttctatcaacttTACTACAAGAAATACATCCAGGCTTTGCAAAACGCTGCTGACAAAGATGACCG TGCTCAACGTACAAAGGACTATCAAACTGCTGCTGTTCTCTTTGAAGTCTTGAAGGCTGTTAAGGAAGTGCCTGTTGAG AAGGCCACACAAAAGTTGAAGAAAAAATCCAAAACGACGTGGATCCTGATAGTCAAATTCAGGCTATAA
- the LOC106398562 gene encoding callose synthase 2-like isoform X2 produces MATNKGEVLMLEAAPEATKPWASAANAEALGYEALGKRFITKPRREVVPSSLVEIAPILRVANEVEASNPRVSYLCRFYAFEKACKLDPTSSGRGVPQFKTALLQRLEHENETTLAGSQQSDARDMQSFYQLYYKKYIQALQNAADKDDRAQRTKDYQTAAVLFEVLKAVKEVPVEIVLCLVLLFLRRRPHKS; encoded by the exons ATGGCGACGAACAAAGGGGAAGTTTTGATGCTGGAGGCGGCGCCTGAGGCTACGAAGCCTTGGGCAAGCGCGGCGAATGCAGAGGCCTTGGGCTATGAAGCCTTGGGCAAGCGATTCATCACCAAACCTCGACG TGAAGTGGTGCCATCATCTCTTGTGGAGATTGCTCCTATCCTCCGTGTAGCCAATGAAGTAGAAGCTAGTAACCCTCGTGTTTCTTACTTAT GTCGGTTTTATGCATTTGAGAAGGCATGTAAGCTTGATCCCACATCAAGTGGTCGTGGTGTTCCCCAGTTCAAGACTGCTCTTCTTCAGCGCTTAGAACAT GAGAATGAAACAACTCTCGCAGGAAGCCAGCAGAGTGACGCACGCGATAtgcaaagcttctatcaacttTACTACAAGAAATACATCCAGGCTTTGCAAAACGCTGCTGACAAAGATGACCG TGCTCAACGTACAAAGGACTATCAAACTGCTGCTGTTCTCTTTGAAGTCTTGAAGGCTGTTAAGGAAGTGCCTGTTGAGATAGTTTTGTGCCTCGTACTTCTATTCTTACGCAG AAGGCCACACAAAAGTTGA
- the LOC106398560 gene encoding uncharacterized protein LOC106398560 translates to MGGSPPCGNSVRSVKDYRRQVATSQSWPTRSPSHPPITFSPDDSAGIHIPHNDPLLVVLGIGEYDVTKVLIDTWSSVDLIFRGTLQKMGVDLDDINASSRTLTGLNGSSETILGTIRLPVRACGVTRMVNFAVRGDQKAARELLIATVKLQRSSLPVNSVSPLISKVCPQKDEVLEMPIDDIDPSRTARIGAYLSEDMHQSILDFLKKNVSTFAWSMADMKGIDPAITTHELNVDPTFKPIRQKRRKLGPNMSKAVNEEVERLLGAGSIAELRYPEWLANLVVVKKKNGKWRVCVDFTDLNKACPKDSYSLPNIDRLVESTAGNEMLTFMDAYFGYNQTMTHPDDREKTAFIIDRGTYCYKVMPFGLKNA, encoded by the exons ATGGGCGGTTCTCCTCCCTGCGGAAATTCTGTTCGTTCTGTCAAGGATTACCGCCGGCAAGTCGCGACTTCGCAAAGTTGGCCAACTAGGTCGCCGAGTCATCCTCCGATAACCTTCTCGCCTGATGACAGTGCAGGGATTCATATCCCCCACAACGACCCTCTTCTTGTCGTTCTTGGAATTGGGGAGTACGACGTCACTAAAGTTCTCATTGATACGTGGAGCTCCGTCGATCTCATCTTCCGAGGAACGCTGCAAAAGATGGGAGTGGATCTCGACGACATCAATGCGTCCTCCAGAACGTTAACTGGCTTGAATGGATCTTCTGAAACAATACTGGGGACAATCCGCCTTCCGGTGCGCGCATGCGGAGTTACTCGAATGGTCAACTTTGCTGTT CGAGGGGATCAGAAGGCCGCTAGAGAATTATTGATCGCCACCGTCAAGCTCCAGCGTTCTTCTCTACCGGTTAACTCTGTCTCTCCTCTGATCTCAAAAGTCTGCCCCCAGAAAGATGAAGTTCTCGAGATGCCTATTGACGACATTGATCCTAGCCGGACCGCACGAATCGGCGCATATCTATCTGAGGATATGCATCAGTCAATTCTCGACTTCCTCAAGAAGAATGTGTCTACGTTCGCATGGTCCATGGCAGACATGAAAGGGATTGATCCAGCTATAACGACTCACGAGCTTAATGTCGACCCAACCTTCAAGCCCATCCGACAAAAGAGACGAAAGCTTGGGCCCAACATGTCAAAAGCTGTGAACGAAGAGGTCGAACGGTTACTCGGTGCCGGCTCAATCGCTGAGTTGCGCTATCCTGAGTGGTTAGCAAACCTGGTAGTTGTCAAAaagaagaacgggaagtggcgcGTCTGCGTCGACTTCACTGACTTAAATAAAGCATGCCCGAAGGACAGTTATTCTCTCCCCAATATCGACCGTCTGGTCGAGTCTACAGCCGGGAACGAGATGCTCACGTTCATGGACGCCTACTTCGGTTACAACCAGACCATGACGCACCCTGACGATCGTGAGAAAACGGCTTTTATCATAGACAGGGGAACCTACTGCTATAAGGTCATGCCATTCGGCTTAAAGAACGCATGA